In Cyprinus carpio isolate SPL01 chromosome A14, ASM1834038v1, whole genome shotgun sequence, a single window of DNA contains:
- the LOC109065989 gene encoding bromodomain-containing protein 8-like isoform X4: MSTGVGKHKMLSLGPTEPWSVREKLCLASSVMRSGDQNWVSVSRAIKPFSESGRPPDWFSQKHCASQYSELLETTEAPKRKRGEKGEVVETIEDVIVRRLTAERIEELKRLIKDTQEKYRKLKKEVDLIQTGHMDPKLEELWADIELKRKQEEEEAEQKKRATEAAYQVRQAAKNTPKRVPSVTVRSPPSASSACMDVSQPDTLQPMTDESCASPTAQGLTVFMPVSEVTGPGPKESGLGPLVDDSPQKKHLAPKATPPPSPLLSELLKKGSLIAASSRLVVEGDMATGLSNGSHGVELHTAATALPANQDITAEAPTLSRLLESATPVQQPVSADPPKPPTVVPPAPDHLSVPKTGAVAIAEGSGAEAVMAGSSTPAEVEGKESELVEEDTVVSVSYMAHELDLETVGDIIAIIEEKVDDPVEVLDAAAVEAALSLCEDPAVGGHSLTSPWESQSFKAAEPEPIVQQSPTPAVLQSCPDPAGVQGEMEVLLEEATETEAVDEVTGDSVAPAAPDTEQSQDSEVKTEGERQGEEEGGMEEKQQENRTPILAVKCEGEDWVQPETVMPCLDSEDSSASAKDTKELKEEDGGSEVDVDEGMEMKECGDGDGEGPYLSEVDPPASESEDGYGSHSQRYTTADSTASSPASSQFSMCSEDQEALQAQKIWKKAIMLVWRAAANHRYASVFLQPVSDDIAPGYHSIVHRPMDLSAIKKNIESGQIRTTAEFQRDIMLMFQNAVMYNSSDHDVYHMALEMQRDVLEQIQQFLATQLIMQTSESGISTKSLRGREANRKQDPNEKTLSPAHKDPHLEPEPPARRKRNNSKQDTNEKPPASLLFQDGGTRGRRSAIEADMKMKK, translated from the exons ATGTCGACCGGGGTGGGaa AACACAAGATGCTGTCTCTGGGTCCGACTGAGCCCTGGTCAGTTCGGGAGAAACTCTGTCTCGCCTCCTCAGTGATGAGAAGCGGAGATCAGAACTG ggTGTCTGTAAGCAGAGCCATCAAGCCATTCTCAGAGTCTGGACGACCCCCAGACTGGTTCTCCCAGAAG CATTGTGCCTCGCAATATTCTGAGCTGCTGGAAACCACAGAGGCCCCAAA ACGTAAACGGGGTGAGAAAGGGGAGGTGGTCGAGACCATTGAGGACGTGATTGTGCGCAGATTGACAGCAGAGAGGATCGAGGAACTCAAGAGGCTGATCAAAGACACACAGGAGAAATACAG GAAACTGAAGAAAGAGGTGGATTTGATCCAGACAGGTCATATGGACCCTAAACTGGAGGAGCTGTGGGCAGATATAGAGCT AAAGAGGAAGCAGGAAGAAGAGGAGGCTGAGCAGAAGAAGAGGGCAACTGAGGCAGCATATCAGG tTCGCCAGGCAGCTAAAAACACACCGAAGAGAGTTCCCAGCGTGACGGTACGTTCTCCACCCAGTGCTAGTTCTGCCTGCATGGACGTCTCGCAGCCAGACACATTGCAGCCAATGACGGACGAATCCTGTGCCAGTCCCACG GCTCAAGGACTGACCGTCTTCATGCCTGTGTCAGAGGTCACGGGTCCAGGGCCTAAAGAGTCAGGTCTGGGTCCTCTGGTAGATGACTCCCCACAGAAGAAGCACCTTGCCCCGAAAGCCACACCACCTCCCTCCCCGCTGCTGTCTGAATTGTTGAAGAAGGGCAGTCTCATCGCTGCCAGCTCTAGACTG GTGGTTGAAGGGGACATGGCCACAGGTTTGAGTAATGGATCTCATGGAGTTGAGCTTCACACTGCTGCAACCGCTCTGCCTGCTAATCAAGACATTACAGCCG AAGCTCCTACGTTATCTCGTCTGTTGGAGAGTGCCACCCCAGTGCAGCAACCTGTCAGTGCTGATCCCCCTAAGCCCCCCACAGTGGTCCCCCCAGCCCCGGACCACCTCTCTGTGCCCAAAACAG GAGCTGTAGCCATTGCTGAAGGTTCTGGAGCAGAAGCAGTAATGGCAGGGTCATCCACGCCGGCGGAGGTGGAGGGGAAAGAGTCCGAGCTGGTGGAGGAGGACACAGTGGTGTCGGTGTCATACATGGCACACGAACTGGACCTGGAGACAGTGGGAGACATTATTGCAATCATAGAGGAGaag GTGGATGATCCCGTGGAGGTTTTGGACGCAGCCGCGGTGGAGgcggctctctctctctgtgaggaCCCAGCGGTCGGGGGCCACTCCCTCACCAGCCCTTGGGAGTCACAGTCCTTTAAGGCAGCTGAACCAGAGCCCATCGTCCAGCAGAGTCCTACCCCAGCGGTTCTGCAGAGCTGCCCTGACCCTGCGGGTGTGCAGGGAGAAATGGAGGTTCTTTTAGAGGAGGCTACAGAAACCGAAGCGGTTGACGAAGTGACCGGGGACTCAGTGGCGCCTGCTGCCCCTGATACAGAGCAAAGCCAGGACTCTGAGGTTAAGACAGAGGGCGAGAGGCAAGGAGAGGAAGAAGGTGGGATGGAGGAAAAGCAGCAGGAGAACAGAACCCCGATTCTGGCCGTGAAGTGTGAGGGGGAAGACTGGGTTCAGCCAGAGACCGTGATGCCCTGTCTGGACTCAGAGGATAGCTCAGCCTCGGCGAAAGATACAAAG GAGCTGAAGGAAGAGGATGGAGGCAGTGAGGTGGATGTGGATGAAGGAATGGAGATGAAAGAGTGTGGCGATGGGGACGGAGAGGGGCCGTATCTCTCAGAGGTTGATCCTCCTGCCAGTGAGAGTGAGGATGGATACGGCAGTCACTCTCAGCGCTACACTACAGCGGACTCCACCGCCAGCAGCCCTGCCTCATCACAgtt ctccATGTGTAGTGAAGATCAAGAGGCCTTGCAGGCTcagaagatctggaagaaagccATCATGCTGGTGTGGCGGGCAGCGGCCAATCACAG gtATGCAAGTGTGTTTCTGCAACCGGTGTCTGATGACATCGCCCCAGGATATCACAGCATCGTACACAG ACCGATGGACCTATCAGCCATCAAAAAGAACATTGAGTCTGGGCAGATCCGCACGACGGCGGAGTTCCAGCGTGACATCATGCTGATGTTCCAGAACGCGGTGATGTATAACAGCTCGGATCACGATGTCTACCACATGGCCCTGGAGATGCAGAGGGATGTTCTGGAACAGATCCAGCAGTTCTTGGCCACTCAGCTGATCATGCAGACATCAGAATCAGGCATCAGCACCAAGAGCCTGCGCGGAAGGGAGGCCAACCGCAAACAAGACCCCAATGAGAAG ACCCTGAGTCCTGCACACAAAGACCCTCATTTAGAGCCAGAACCACCAGCCAGAAGGAAAAGGAACAACTCCAAACAAGACACTAATGAGAAG CCTCCTGCTTCTCTGCTCTTCCAGGATGGAGGCACCAGAGGGCGTCGCAGTGCCATTGAGGCTGATATGAAGATGAAAAAGTGA
- the LOC109065989 gene encoding bromodomain-containing protein 8-like isoform X6, translating to MSTGVGKHKMLSLGPTEPWSVREKLCLASSVMRSGDQNWVSVSRAIKPFSESGRPPDWFSQKHCASQYSELLETTEAPKRKRGEKGEVVETIEDVIVRRLTAERIEELKRLIKDTQEKYRKLKKEVDLIQTGHMDPKLEELWADIELKRKQEEEEAEQKKRATEAAYQVRQAAKNTPKRVPSVTVRSPPSASSACMDVSQPDTLQPMTDESCASPTAQGLTVFMPVSEVTGPGPKESGLGPLVDDSPQKKHLAPKATPPPSPLLSELLKKGSLIAASSRLVVEGDMATGLSNGSHGVELHTAATALPANQDITAEAPTLSRLLESATPVQQPVSADPPKPPTVVPPAPDHLSVPKTGAVAIAEGSGAEAVMAGSSTPAEVEGKESELVEEDTVVSVSYMAHELDLETVGDIIAIIEEKVDDPVEVLDAAAVEAALSLCEDPAVGGHSLTSPWESQSFKAAEPEPIVQQSPTPAVLQSCPDPAGVQGEMEVLLEEATETEAVDEVTGDSVAPAAPDTEQSQDSEVKTEGERQGEEEGGMEEKQQENRTPILAVKCEGEDWVQPETVMPCLDSEDSSASAKDTKELKEEDGGSEVDVDEGMEMKECGDGDGEGPYLSEVDPPASESEDGYGSHSQRYTTADSTASSPASSQFSMCSEDQEALQAQKIWKKAIMLVWRAAANHRYASVFLQPVSDDIAPGYHSIVHRPMDLSAIKKNIESGQIRTTAEFQRDIMLMFQNAVMYNSSDHDVYHMALEMQRDVLEQIQQFLATQLIMQTSESGISTKSLRGREANRKQDPNEKTLSPAHKDPHLEPEPPARRKRNNSKQDTNEKLCVFMQRSFLG from the exons ATGTCGACCGGGGTGGGaa AACACAAGATGCTGTCTCTGGGTCCGACTGAGCCCTGGTCAGTTCGGGAGAAACTCTGTCTCGCCTCCTCAGTGATGAGAAGCGGAGATCAGAACTG ggTGTCTGTAAGCAGAGCCATCAAGCCATTCTCAGAGTCTGGACGACCCCCAGACTGGTTCTCCCAGAAG CATTGTGCCTCGCAATATTCTGAGCTGCTGGAAACCACAGAGGCCCCAAA ACGTAAACGGGGTGAGAAAGGGGAGGTGGTCGAGACCATTGAGGACGTGATTGTGCGCAGATTGACAGCAGAGAGGATCGAGGAACTCAAGAGGCTGATCAAAGACACACAGGAGAAATACAG GAAACTGAAGAAAGAGGTGGATTTGATCCAGACAGGTCATATGGACCCTAAACTGGAGGAGCTGTGGGCAGATATAGAGCT AAAGAGGAAGCAGGAAGAAGAGGAGGCTGAGCAGAAGAAGAGGGCAACTGAGGCAGCATATCAGG tTCGCCAGGCAGCTAAAAACACACCGAAGAGAGTTCCCAGCGTGACGGTACGTTCTCCACCCAGTGCTAGTTCTGCCTGCATGGACGTCTCGCAGCCAGACACATTGCAGCCAATGACGGACGAATCCTGTGCCAGTCCCACG GCTCAAGGACTGACCGTCTTCATGCCTGTGTCAGAGGTCACGGGTCCAGGGCCTAAAGAGTCAGGTCTGGGTCCTCTGGTAGATGACTCCCCACAGAAGAAGCACCTTGCCCCGAAAGCCACACCACCTCCCTCCCCGCTGCTGTCTGAATTGTTGAAGAAGGGCAGTCTCATCGCTGCCAGCTCTAGACTG GTGGTTGAAGGGGACATGGCCACAGGTTTGAGTAATGGATCTCATGGAGTTGAGCTTCACACTGCTGCAACCGCTCTGCCTGCTAATCAAGACATTACAGCCG AAGCTCCTACGTTATCTCGTCTGTTGGAGAGTGCCACCCCAGTGCAGCAACCTGTCAGTGCTGATCCCCCTAAGCCCCCCACAGTGGTCCCCCCAGCCCCGGACCACCTCTCTGTGCCCAAAACAG GAGCTGTAGCCATTGCTGAAGGTTCTGGAGCAGAAGCAGTAATGGCAGGGTCATCCACGCCGGCGGAGGTGGAGGGGAAAGAGTCCGAGCTGGTGGAGGAGGACACAGTGGTGTCGGTGTCATACATGGCACACGAACTGGACCTGGAGACAGTGGGAGACATTATTGCAATCATAGAGGAGaag GTGGATGATCCCGTGGAGGTTTTGGACGCAGCCGCGGTGGAGgcggctctctctctctgtgaggaCCCAGCGGTCGGGGGCCACTCCCTCACCAGCCCTTGGGAGTCACAGTCCTTTAAGGCAGCTGAACCAGAGCCCATCGTCCAGCAGAGTCCTACCCCAGCGGTTCTGCAGAGCTGCCCTGACCCTGCGGGTGTGCAGGGAGAAATGGAGGTTCTTTTAGAGGAGGCTACAGAAACCGAAGCGGTTGACGAAGTGACCGGGGACTCAGTGGCGCCTGCTGCCCCTGATACAGAGCAAAGCCAGGACTCTGAGGTTAAGACAGAGGGCGAGAGGCAAGGAGAGGAAGAAGGTGGGATGGAGGAAAAGCAGCAGGAGAACAGAACCCCGATTCTGGCCGTGAAGTGTGAGGGGGAAGACTGGGTTCAGCCAGAGACCGTGATGCCCTGTCTGGACTCAGAGGATAGCTCAGCCTCGGCGAAAGATACAAAG GAGCTGAAGGAAGAGGATGGAGGCAGTGAGGTGGATGTGGATGAAGGAATGGAGATGAAAGAGTGTGGCGATGGGGACGGAGAGGGGCCGTATCTCTCAGAGGTTGATCCTCCTGCCAGTGAGAGTGAGGATGGATACGGCAGTCACTCTCAGCGCTACACTACAGCGGACTCCACCGCCAGCAGCCCTGCCTCATCACAgtt ctccATGTGTAGTGAAGATCAAGAGGCCTTGCAGGCTcagaagatctggaagaaagccATCATGCTGGTGTGGCGGGCAGCGGCCAATCACAG gtATGCAAGTGTGTTTCTGCAACCGGTGTCTGATGACATCGCCCCAGGATATCACAGCATCGTACACAG ACCGATGGACCTATCAGCCATCAAAAAGAACATTGAGTCTGGGCAGATCCGCACGACGGCGGAGTTCCAGCGTGACATCATGCTGATGTTCCAGAACGCGGTGATGTATAACAGCTCGGATCACGATGTCTACCACATGGCCCTGGAGATGCAGAGGGATGTTCTGGAACAGATCCAGCAGTTCTTGGCCACTCAGCTGATCATGCAGACATCAGAATCAGGCATCAGCACCAAGAGCCTGCGCGGAAGGGAGGCCAACCGCAAACAAGACCCCAATGAGAAG ACCCTGAGTCCTGCACACAAAGACCCTCATTTAGAGCCAGAACCACCAGCCAGAAGGAAAAGGAACAACTCCAAACAAGACACTAATGAGAAG ctgtgtGTCTTCATGCAGAGAAGCTTTCTAGGGTGA
- the LOC109065989 gene encoding bromodomain-containing protein 8-like isoform X5, whose product MSTGVGKHKMLSLGPTEPWSVREKLCLASSVMRSGDQNWVSVSRAIKPFSESGRPPDWFSQKHCASQYSELLETTEAPKRKRGEKGEVVETIEDVIVRRLTAERIEELKRLIKDTQEKYRKLKKEVDLIQTGHMDPKLEELWADIELKRKQEEEEAEQKKRATEAAYQVRQAAKNTPKRVPSVTVRSPPSASSACMDVSQPDTLQPMTDESCASPTAQGLTVFMPVSEVTGPGPKESGLGPLVDDSPQKKHLAPKATPPPSPLLSELLKKGSLIAASSRLVVEGDMATGLSNGSHGVELHTAATALPANQDITAEAPTLSRLLESATPVQQPVSADPPKPPTVVPPAPDHLSVPKTGAVAIAEGSGAEAVMAGSSTPAEVEGKESELVEEDTVVSVSYMAHELDLETVGDIIAIIEEKVDDPVEVLDAAAVEAALSLCEDPAVGGHSLTSPWESQSFKAAEPEPIVQQSPTPAVLQSCPDPAGVQGEMEVLLEEATETEAVDEVTGDSVAPAAPDTEQSQDSEVKTEGERQGEEEGGMEEKQQENRTPILAVKCEGEDWVQPETVMPCLDSEDSSASAKDTKELKEEDGGSEVDVDEGMEMKECGDGDGEGPYLSEVDPPASESEDGYGSHSQRYTTADSTASSPASSQFSMCSEDQEALQAQKIWKKAIMLVWRAAANHRYASVFLQPVSDDIAPGYHSIVHRPMDLSAIKKNIESGQIRTTAEFQRDIMLMFQNAVMYNSSDHDVYHMALEMQRDVLEQIQQFLATQLIMQTSESGISTKSLRGREANRKQDPNEKTLSPAHKDPHLEPEPPARRKRNNSKQDTNEKDGGTRGRRSAIEADMKMKK is encoded by the exons ATGTCGACCGGGGTGGGaa AACACAAGATGCTGTCTCTGGGTCCGACTGAGCCCTGGTCAGTTCGGGAGAAACTCTGTCTCGCCTCCTCAGTGATGAGAAGCGGAGATCAGAACTG ggTGTCTGTAAGCAGAGCCATCAAGCCATTCTCAGAGTCTGGACGACCCCCAGACTGGTTCTCCCAGAAG CATTGTGCCTCGCAATATTCTGAGCTGCTGGAAACCACAGAGGCCCCAAA ACGTAAACGGGGTGAGAAAGGGGAGGTGGTCGAGACCATTGAGGACGTGATTGTGCGCAGATTGACAGCAGAGAGGATCGAGGAACTCAAGAGGCTGATCAAAGACACACAGGAGAAATACAG GAAACTGAAGAAAGAGGTGGATTTGATCCAGACAGGTCATATGGACCCTAAACTGGAGGAGCTGTGGGCAGATATAGAGCT AAAGAGGAAGCAGGAAGAAGAGGAGGCTGAGCAGAAGAAGAGGGCAACTGAGGCAGCATATCAGG tTCGCCAGGCAGCTAAAAACACACCGAAGAGAGTTCCCAGCGTGACGGTACGTTCTCCACCCAGTGCTAGTTCTGCCTGCATGGACGTCTCGCAGCCAGACACATTGCAGCCAATGACGGACGAATCCTGTGCCAGTCCCACG GCTCAAGGACTGACCGTCTTCATGCCTGTGTCAGAGGTCACGGGTCCAGGGCCTAAAGAGTCAGGTCTGGGTCCTCTGGTAGATGACTCCCCACAGAAGAAGCACCTTGCCCCGAAAGCCACACCACCTCCCTCCCCGCTGCTGTCTGAATTGTTGAAGAAGGGCAGTCTCATCGCTGCCAGCTCTAGACTG GTGGTTGAAGGGGACATGGCCACAGGTTTGAGTAATGGATCTCATGGAGTTGAGCTTCACACTGCTGCAACCGCTCTGCCTGCTAATCAAGACATTACAGCCG AAGCTCCTACGTTATCTCGTCTGTTGGAGAGTGCCACCCCAGTGCAGCAACCTGTCAGTGCTGATCCCCCTAAGCCCCCCACAGTGGTCCCCCCAGCCCCGGACCACCTCTCTGTGCCCAAAACAG GAGCTGTAGCCATTGCTGAAGGTTCTGGAGCAGAAGCAGTAATGGCAGGGTCATCCACGCCGGCGGAGGTGGAGGGGAAAGAGTCCGAGCTGGTGGAGGAGGACACAGTGGTGTCGGTGTCATACATGGCACACGAACTGGACCTGGAGACAGTGGGAGACATTATTGCAATCATAGAGGAGaag GTGGATGATCCCGTGGAGGTTTTGGACGCAGCCGCGGTGGAGgcggctctctctctctgtgaggaCCCAGCGGTCGGGGGCCACTCCCTCACCAGCCCTTGGGAGTCACAGTCCTTTAAGGCAGCTGAACCAGAGCCCATCGTCCAGCAGAGTCCTACCCCAGCGGTTCTGCAGAGCTGCCCTGACCCTGCGGGTGTGCAGGGAGAAATGGAGGTTCTTTTAGAGGAGGCTACAGAAACCGAAGCGGTTGACGAAGTGACCGGGGACTCAGTGGCGCCTGCTGCCCCTGATACAGAGCAAAGCCAGGACTCTGAGGTTAAGACAGAGGGCGAGAGGCAAGGAGAGGAAGAAGGTGGGATGGAGGAAAAGCAGCAGGAGAACAGAACCCCGATTCTGGCCGTGAAGTGTGAGGGGGAAGACTGGGTTCAGCCAGAGACCGTGATGCCCTGTCTGGACTCAGAGGATAGCTCAGCCTCGGCGAAAGATACAAAG GAGCTGAAGGAAGAGGATGGAGGCAGTGAGGTGGATGTGGATGAAGGAATGGAGATGAAAGAGTGTGGCGATGGGGACGGAGAGGGGCCGTATCTCTCAGAGGTTGATCCTCCTGCCAGTGAGAGTGAGGATGGATACGGCAGTCACTCTCAGCGCTACACTACAGCGGACTCCACCGCCAGCAGCCCTGCCTCATCACAgtt ctccATGTGTAGTGAAGATCAAGAGGCCTTGCAGGCTcagaagatctggaagaaagccATCATGCTGGTGTGGCGGGCAGCGGCCAATCACAG gtATGCAAGTGTGTTTCTGCAACCGGTGTCTGATGACATCGCCCCAGGATATCACAGCATCGTACACAG ACCGATGGACCTATCAGCCATCAAAAAGAACATTGAGTCTGGGCAGATCCGCACGACGGCGGAGTTCCAGCGTGACATCATGCTGATGTTCCAGAACGCGGTGATGTATAACAGCTCGGATCACGATGTCTACCACATGGCCCTGGAGATGCAGAGGGATGTTCTGGAACAGATCCAGCAGTTCTTGGCCACTCAGCTGATCATGCAGACATCAGAATCAGGCATCAGCACCAAGAGCCTGCGCGGAAGGGAGGCCAACCGCAAACAAGACCCCAATGAGAAG ACCCTGAGTCCTGCACACAAAGACCCTCATTTAGAGCCAGAACCACCAGCCAGAAGGAAAAGGAACAACTCCAAACAAGACACTAATGAGAAG GATGGAGGCACCAGAGGGCGTCGCAGTGCCATTGAGGCTGATATGAAGATGAAAAAGTGA
- the LOC109065989 gene encoding bromodomain-containing protein 8-like isoform X1 codes for MSTGVGKHKMLSLGPTEPWSVREKLCLASSVMRSGDQNWVSVSRAIKPFSESGRPPDWFSQKHCASQYSELLETTEAPKRKRGEKGEVVETIEDVIVRRLTAERIEELKRLIKDTQEKYRKLKKEVDLIQTGHMDPKLEELWADIELKRKQEEEEAEQKKRATEAAYQVRQAAKNTPKRVPSVTVRSPPSASSACMDVSQPDTLQPMTDESCASPTAQGLTVFMPVSEVTGPGPKESGLGPLVDDSPQKKHLAPKATPPPSPLLSELLKKGSLIAASSRLVVEGDMATGLSNGSHGVELHTAATALPANQDITAEAPTLSRLLESATPVQQPVSADPPKPPTVVPPAPDHLSVPKTGAVAIAEGSGAEAVMAGSSTPAEVEGKESELVEEDTVVSVSYMAHELDLETVGDIIAIIEEKVDDPVEVLDAAAVEAALSLCEDPAVGGHSLTSPWESQSFKAAEPEPIVQQSPTPAVLQSCPDPAGVQGEMEVLLEEATETEAVDEVTGDSVAPAAPDTEQSQDSEVKTEGERQGEEEGGMEEKQQENRTPILAVKCEGEDWVQPETVMPCLDSEDSSASAKDTKELKEEDGGSEVDVDEGMEMKECGDGDGEGPYLSEVDPPASESEDGYGSHSQRYTTADSTASSPASSQFSMCSEDQEALQAQKIWKKAIMLVWRAAANHRYASVFLQPVSDDIAPGYHSIVHRPMDLSAIKKNIESGQIRTTAEFQRDIMLMFQNAVMYNSSDHDVYHMALEMQRDVLEQIQQFLATQLIMQTSESGISTKSLRGREANRKQDPNEKTLSPAHKDPHLEPEPPARRKRNNSKQDTNEKDSLSMASPAFLLSLFPPASLLFQDGGTRGRRSAIEADMKMKK; via the exons ATGTCGACCGGGGTGGGaa AACACAAGATGCTGTCTCTGGGTCCGACTGAGCCCTGGTCAGTTCGGGAGAAACTCTGTCTCGCCTCCTCAGTGATGAGAAGCGGAGATCAGAACTG ggTGTCTGTAAGCAGAGCCATCAAGCCATTCTCAGAGTCTGGACGACCCCCAGACTGGTTCTCCCAGAAG CATTGTGCCTCGCAATATTCTGAGCTGCTGGAAACCACAGAGGCCCCAAA ACGTAAACGGGGTGAGAAAGGGGAGGTGGTCGAGACCATTGAGGACGTGATTGTGCGCAGATTGACAGCAGAGAGGATCGAGGAACTCAAGAGGCTGATCAAAGACACACAGGAGAAATACAG GAAACTGAAGAAAGAGGTGGATTTGATCCAGACAGGTCATATGGACCCTAAACTGGAGGAGCTGTGGGCAGATATAGAGCT AAAGAGGAAGCAGGAAGAAGAGGAGGCTGAGCAGAAGAAGAGGGCAACTGAGGCAGCATATCAGG tTCGCCAGGCAGCTAAAAACACACCGAAGAGAGTTCCCAGCGTGACGGTACGTTCTCCACCCAGTGCTAGTTCTGCCTGCATGGACGTCTCGCAGCCAGACACATTGCAGCCAATGACGGACGAATCCTGTGCCAGTCCCACG GCTCAAGGACTGACCGTCTTCATGCCTGTGTCAGAGGTCACGGGTCCAGGGCCTAAAGAGTCAGGTCTGGGTCCTCTGGTAGATGACTCCCCACAGAAGAAGCACCTTGCCCCGAAAGCCACACCACCTCCCTCCCCGCTGCTGTCTGAATTGTTGAAGAAGGGCAGTCTCATCGCTGCCAGCTCTAGACTG GTGGTTGAAGGGGACATGGCCACAGGTTTGAGTAATGGATCTCATGGAGTTGAGCTTCACACTGCTGCAACCGCTCTGCCTGCTAATCAAGACATTACAGCCG AAGCTCCTACGTTATCTCGTCTGTTGGAGAGTGCCACCCCAGTGCAGCAACCTGTCAGTGCTGATCCCCCTAAGCCCCCCACAGTGGTCCCCCCAGCCCCGGACCACCTCTCTGTGCCCAAAACAG GAGCTGTAGCCATTGCTGAAGGTTCTGGAGCAGAAGCAGTAATGGCAGGGTCATCCACGCCGGCGGAGGTGGAGGGGAAAGAGTCCGAGCTGGTGGAGGAGGACACAGTGGTGTCGGTGTCATACATGGCACACGAACTGGACCTGGAGACAGTGGGAGACATTATTGCAATCATAGAGGAGaag GTGGATGATCCCGTGGAGGTTTTGGACGCAGCCGCGGTGGAGgcggctctctctctctgtgaggaCCCAGCGGTCGGGGGCCACTCCCTCACCAGCCCTTGGGAGTCACAGTCCTTTAAGGCAGCTGAACCAGAGCCCATCGTCCAGCAGAGTCCTACCCCAGCGGTTCTGCAGAGCTGCCCTGACCCTGCGGGTGTGCAGGGAGAAATGGAGGTTCTTTTAGAGGAGGCTACAGAAACCGAAGCGGTTGACGAAGTGACCGGGGACTCAGTGGCGCCTGCTGCCCCTGATACAGAGCAAAGCCAGGACTCTGAGGTTAAGACAGAGGGCGAGAGGCAAGGAGAGGAAGAAGGTGGGATGGAGGAAAAGCAGCAGGAGAACAGAACCCCGATTCTGGCCGTGAAGTGTGAGGGGGAAGACTGGGTTCAGCCAGAGACCGTGATGCCCTGTCTGGACTCAGAGGATAGCTCAGCCTCGGCGAAAGATACAAAG GAGCTGAAGGAAGAGGATGGAGGCAGTGAGGTGGATGTGGATGAAGGAATGGAGATGAAAGAGTGTGGCGATGGGGACGGAGAGGGGCCGTATCTCTCAGAGGTTGATCCTCCTGCCAGTGAGAGTGAGGATGGATACGGCAGTCACTCTCAGCGCTACACTACAGCGGACTCCACCGCCAGCAGCCCTGCCTCATCACAgtt ctccATGTGTAGTGAAGATCAAGAGGCCTTGCAGGCTcagaagatctggaagaaagccATCATGCTGGTGTGGCGGGCAGCGGCCAATCACAG gtATGCAAGTGTGTTTCTGCAACCGGTGTCTGATGACATCGCCCCAGGATATCACAGCATCGTACACAG ACCGATGGACCTATCAGCCATCAAAAAGAACATTGAGTCTGGGCAGATCCGCACGACGGCGGAGTTCCAGCGTGACATCATGCTGATGTTCCAGAACGCGGTGATGTATAACAGCTCGGATCACGATGTCTACCACATGGCCCTGGAGATGCAGAGGGATGTTCTGGAACAGATCCAGCAGTTCTTGGCCACTCAGCTGATCATGCAGACATCAGAATCAGGCATCAGCACCAAGAGCCTGCGCGGAAGGGAGGCCAACCGCAAACAAGACCCCAATGAGAAG ACCCTGAGTCCTGCACACAAAGACCCTCATTTAGAGCCAGAACCACCAGCCAGAAGGAAAAGGAACAACTCCAAACAAGACACTAATGAGAAG GACAGCCTATCCATGGCCTCTCCtgctttccttctctctctcttt CCTCCTGCTTCTCTGCTCTTCCAGGATGGAGGCACCAGAGGGCGTCGCAGTGCCATTGAGGCTGATATGAAGATGAAAAAGTGA